From one Saprospiraceae bacterium genomic stretch:
- a CDS encoding CRTAC1 family protein has product MRRVYLFLITTLINFSLTQAQKPFTDVTHQAGIDHQFKVYEGMFGGGACVLDVNHDDWEDVYLTSGMNNDALYLNQRDGTFKNIFEQSGLTLTKHFVTQGVVSADFDKDGWEDLFITTITSRDSVKQIPRAINLLFLNNHDGTFRDATSAFRLDKMNSFSTGASVSDINQDGYPDMYIGNYFHEYQGELSTISDATIVNANQTARGYLLLNHKGKYFSNVYDQYGMHHKGFGFGGIFTDYDNDGDQDLFINQDFGYKAIPDYLYQNQYPQKKFVDVSDTTHMDLKINSMGTAVGDYDNDGDMDYYVTNIRFNYFMVNHINEGLPFINKLTDFGMNFVSISWGANFADFDQDGDLDLYVANGDLNPNCVPMADFYFKNDINAGGRFADIAGLVGLNDYGIGRGSVTFDYDHDGDLDILVINQKPVLDYPVNSNTHLYRNDSTQGNWFQIKLHGTQSETSGIGSRVEIVAGHQRMIREVDGGSSSHLSQNSTIVHFGLGTAAIVDSVIVIWNKHHRQVLANQKANQMITIEEAVIDHASYPQSWLLLIGLLAIALIYFVIRKITK; this is encoded by the coding sequence ATGAGGCGGGTTTATTTATTCTTGATTACAACTCTGATCAATTTCTCTCTGACACAGGCACAAAAACCTTTCACGGATGTGACCCACCAGGCAGGTATCGATCATCAGTTTAAAGTATACGAAGGTATGTTTGGTGGTGGAGCTTGTGTATTGGATGTTAATCATGACGATTGGGAAGATGTCTATCTCACGAGTGGTATGAATAATGATGCATTATATCTCAATCAGCGGGATGGGACCTTTAAAAATATATTCGAACAATCCGGGTTGACTCTGACCAAACATTTTGTCACCCAGGGTGTGGTCAGTGCAGATTTTGACAAAGATGGCTGGGAAGATTTATTCATCACGACCATTACTTCCAGGGACAGTGTCAAACAGATCCCCCGTGCCATCAACCTATTATTTTTGAACAATCACGATGGTACTTTTAGAGACGCTACCTCCGCATTCAGATTGGATAAAATGAATTCATTCTCTACCGGAGCCAGTGTGAGCGATATCAATCAGGATGGCTATCCGGATATGTATATTGGAAATTATTTTCATGAATACCAGGGTGAACTCAGCACCATCAGTGATGCCACCATCGTCAATGCCAATCAGACGGCCAGGGGATACTTGTTGCTCAACCACAAAGGCAAATACTTTTCAAATGTATATGATCAATACGGTATGCATCACAAAGGATTTGGGTTTGGAGGAATATTTACAGATTATGACAATGATGGTGACCAGGACCTTTTTATCAACCAGGATTTTGGATATAAAGCCATACCCGATTATTTATACCAGAATCAATATCCACAAAAAAAATTCGTCGATGTAAGCGATACGACTCATATGGATCTCAAGATCAATTCCATGGGTACCGCCGTAGGCGATTATGACAACGATGGGGATATGGATTATTATGTGACCAATATCCGATTCAATTATTTTATGGTCAATCATATCAACGAAGGACTGCCTTTTATCAACAAATTGACTGATTTTGGGATGAATTTTGTTTCGATCAGTTGGGGAGCAAACTTCGCCGATTTTGATCAGGACGGTGACCTGGATCTTTATGTAGCCAACGGTGACCTCAATCCTAATTGTGTGCCAATGGCTGACTTTTATTTTAAAAATGATATCAATGCAGGAGGAAGATTTGCTGATATTGCAGGACTCGTGGGTCTCAACGATTATGGTATTGGCAGAGGCTCCGTCACCTTTGACTATGATCATGATGGCGATCTGGATATTCTGGTGATCAATCAAAAACCAGTATTGGACTATCCGGTCAATTCAAACACCCACCTTTATCGCAATGACTCCACTCAAGGCAATTGGTTTCAGATAAAATTGCATGGTACCCAATCTGAGACCAGCGGCATCGGCTCCCGGGTAGAGATCGTAGCTGGTCACCAAAGAATGATCCGTGAGGTGGATGGAGGTAGTTCCAGCCATTTATCCCAAAATTCCACGATCGTCCATTTTGGATTGGGTACTGCTGCGATCGTCGATTCTGTGATCGTCATTTGGAACAAACACCATCGACAAGTGTTGGCCAACCAAAAGGCCAATCAAATGATAACCATAGAGGAAGCCGTTATTGACCATGCTTCTTACCCACAGTCTTGGCTTTTATTGATCGGTTTACTGGCTATCGCTTTGATTTATTTTGTGATAAGGAAAATCACTAAATAA
- a CDS encoding Uma2 family endonuclease: protein MSNSIKVLPHYTYDEYRKWEGRWELLEGIPYAMSPTPAPKHQRIVAKLHQTFLNALDVAACLDCTVYDFIDVKVEEDTIVQPDLLIVCNEISKPYLDFPPNLVIEVLSPATALKDRNNKFYIYQNFGIQYYVIVDIDSHEVEVYVLNKNGKYTLALPGDGTNSEIELTQNYRIRVDWSKLWN, encoded by the coding sequence ATGTCAAATTCTATAAAAGTGCTACCCCACTATACCTATGATGAATATCGCAAGTGGGAGGGACGATGGGAGTTATTAGAAGGCATTCCTTATGCCATGAGCCCTACGCCTGCGCCAAAACATCAGCGAATCGTGGCCAAATTGCACCAGACTTTTTTAAATGCACTGGATGTAGCTGCATGTTTGGATTGCACTGTGTATGATTTTATTGATGTCAAGGTAGAAGAAGACACCATTGTTCAGCCCGATTTATTAATTGTTTGCAATGAAATCAGTAAACCCTATCTTGATTTTCCTCCAAATTTAGTGATTGAAGTCCTCTCCCCCGCCACTGCTTTAAAAGACAGAAATAATAAGTTTTACATTTACCAAAACTTTGGAATACAATATTATGTAATCGTAGATATAGACTCGCATGAAGTTGAAGTCTATGTCTTAAATAAGAATGGAAAATATACCTTAGCACTCCCTGGTGATGGAACAAATTCTGAAATTGAATTAACCCAGAATTACCGCATCAGGGTGGATTGGAGTAAGCTTTGGAATTAA
- a CDS encoding MBL fold metallo-hydrolase, giving the protein MKIDQIYTGCLAEAAYYIESEGEVAIIDPLRETQPYIERAQQDGAKIKYILETHFHADFVSGHQDLSAKTGAAIVFGPTAAPSYPVHVATDGEILKLGKVTIKVLHTPGHTMESSTYLLRDEQEKDYAIFSGDTLFIGDVGRPDLVQKLNADVTPQILAGHLYDSLRDKIMPLADHVIVYPGHGAGSACGKKMSDETIDTLGHQKKFNYALRADMTKDEFIQEVTEGLIEPPQYFPSNVLMNLQGGIKSIDEIIKKGTTPLTAKEFQLVWETTEALVIDTRSKEDFAASFLPGSLFIGLDSQFAPWVGTLITDMKKPILLVTDEGREEETVTRLARVGYDNSIGYLKGGLQSWIKEGYPVDQLRELSSEEFARLYQQDKTLHLLDVRKESEYNAQHILGAENFPLDFINHNMSMLDRKKTYYMYCAGGYRSAITASILKVRGYEQIVNIKGGMTALSETSLPKSRYEEQKSML; this is encoded by the coding sequence ATGAAAATTGATCAAATTTATACAGGATGCCTGGCAGAGGCAGCTTATTATATTGAAAGTGAGGGCGAAGTAGCCATCATAGATCCACTCAGAGAGACCCAGCCTTATATAGAAAGAGCGCAACAGGACGGCGCAAAAATTAAATACATACTGGAGACACATTTTCATGCAGATTTTGTGAGCGGTCATCAGGATCTGTCTGCAAAGACCGGAGCGGCCATCGTATTCGGCCCTACCGCTGCGCCGTCCTATCCTGTGCATGTAGCTACTGATGGAGAGATCCTCAAATTGGGCAAAGTTACGATCAAAGTATTGCATACTCCAGGCCATACGATGGAATCTTCGACCTATTTATTAAGAGATGAACAGGAAAAGGACTATGCAATCTTTTCCGGCGATACCTTATTTATTGGAGATGTAGGTCGACCCGATTTGGTACAGAAATTAAATGCAGATGTCACACCTCAGATATTGGCAGGACATTTATATGATTCGCTACGTGATAAAATCATGCCTTTGGCTGATCATGTCATCGTATATCCGGGGCATGGGGCCGGCAGTGCCTGTGGCAAAAAAATGTCAGACGAAACGATCGACACCCTTGGCCATCAGAAAAAGTTTAATTATGCTCTGAGAGCTGATATGACCAAAGATGAATTTATTCAGGAAGTTACAGAAGGATTGATAGAACCACCGCAATATTTCCCTTCGAATGTATTGATGAACTTACAAGGTGGCATCAAAAGCATAGATGAAATCATCAAGAAAGGTACTACCCCGCTCACCGCAAAAGAATTTCAATTAGTCTGGGAGACCACAGAAGCGCTGGTCATTGATACCCGTAGTAAAGAAGATTTTGCTGCCTCTTTTCTACCTGGATCATTATTCATCGGACTTGATAGTCAATTCGCCCCATGGGTGGGTACTTTGATTACTGATATGAAAAAACCTATTCTCCTGGTCACTGACGAAGGGAGAGAAGAAGAGACGGTCACCCGACTAGCCAGAGTAGGGTATGACAATTCAATTGGATACCTCAAGGGTGGTCTACAATCCTGGATAAAGGAAGGATATCCGGTAGATCAACTTCGGGAGCTGAGCTCAGAAGAATTCGCGCGATTGTATCAACAGGATAAAACACTCCACCTGCTTGATGTGAGAAAAGAATCCGAATATAATGCACAGCATATCCTGGGTGCAGAAAACTTTCCACTGGATTTCATCAATCACAATATGAGTATGCTTGACCGAAAGAAAACTTACTATATGTATTGTGCCGGAGGATATCGATCTGCAATCACTGCTTCTATCCTCAAAGTGAGAGGGTACGAACAAATCGTCAATATTAAAGGTGGTATGACTGCCTTGAGCGAAACTTCGCTGCCTAAGTCCAGGTATGAAGAGCAGAAATCAATGTTGTAG